The following are encoded together in the Triticum dicoccoides isolate Atlit2015 ecotype Zavitan chromosome 6B, WEW_v2.0, whole genome shotgun sequence genome:
- the LOC119322227 gene encoding GDSL esterase/lipase At1g71691-like, with the protein MANQTASYVVVALCLLVLVARHAEARQPRLVPAIFVFGDSTVDVGNNNFLGGTRKEGRANFPQYGVDFPTSKPTGRFSNGFNTADRLAQFLGFPLSPPAYLSLNRRTVRSQMFKGLNFASAGSGLGDHTGRSVVGEVIPMTQQVESFATVVKHMHQSSGSRRTASLLSKSIFFISTGSNDMFEYSFSRSNDRKFLASLVAAYKLYLKALYHLGARKFSIVSIPPLGCTPSQRLRRLAQMGTQGCFDPLNDLSLQSYPLLSAMLEELAHELPGMAYSLGDAFTMVSFVFANPHTNDWSFTELQAACCGEGPFGASGCNQTVPLCGNRDSYLFWDANHPTQAVSTIAAQTLFAGNHTFVNPINVLQLTKL; encoded by the exons ATGGCTAACCAAACCGCCTCATACGTGGTCGTGGCTCTGTGCCTGCTCGTGCTCGTGGCGAGGCACGCCGAGGCGAGGCAGCCCCGGCTCGTCCCCGCGATATTCGTGTTCGGCGACTCCACCGTCGACGTCGGCAACAACAACTTCCTGGGCGGCACGCGCAAGGAGGGCAGGGCCAACTTCCCGCAGTACGGCGTGGACTTCCCGACCTCCAAGCCCACCGGCCGGTTCAGCAATGGCTTCAACACGGCAGACCGGCTAG CTCAATTCCTTGGGTTCCCCCTGAGCCCGCCGGCGTACCTCTCCCTGAATAGGCGTACCGTCAGATCACAGATGTTTAAGGGCCTCAACTTCGCTTCAGCGGGGTCCGGACTTGGGGATCACACCGGCCGCTCAGTG GTTGGTGAGGTGATCCCGATGACCCAGCAGGTGGAGTCCTTCGCGACGGTTGTCAAGCACATGCACCAGAGCTCAGGCTCGAGGAGAACGGCCAGTCTCCTCTCCAAGTCCATCTTCTTCATCAGTACCGGCAGCAACGACATGTTCGAGTACTCTTTCTCCCGTAGCAACGACAGGAAGTTCTTGGCCAGCCTCGTCGCCGCCTACAAGTTGTATCTGAAG GCACTCTACCATCTGGGCGCGAGAAAGTTCAGCATCGTCAGCATCCCGCCGCTGGGCTGCACTCCGTCGCAGAGGCTGCGCCGGCTGGCGCAGATGGGCACGCAGGGCTGCTTCGACCCACTCAACGATCTCTCGCTTCAGTCGTACCCTTTGCTGTCCGCGATGCTGGAGGAACTGGCCCACGAGCTGCCTGGCATGGCCTACTCCCTCGGAGACGCCTTCACCATGGTCTCCTTCGTCTTCGCCAACCCACACACAAACGACTGGA GCTTCACGGAGCTTCAGGCGGCGTGCTGCGGCGAGGGGCCGTTCGGGGCGTCAGGGTGTAACCAGACGGTCCCGCTGTGCGGCAACCGCGACAGCTACCTGTTCTGGGACGCCAACCACCCGACGCAGGCCGTGTCCACCATCGCCGCGCAGACGCTGTTCGCCGGCAACCACACGTTCGTCAACCCCATCAACGTCCTCCAACTGACCAAGCTGTGA